The Culex pipiens pallens isolate TS chromosome 2, TS_CPP_V2, whole genome shotgun sequence DNA window TACTGCTTTTTATTATCTGtatagtttaaatatttttttcaattacggCTGTTTGCATTCCCGATTTCCTCCaacgctattttttttttgttttcttctttgcTCTCTCCTGCAGTTGCTCTCGGCCGAACAACCAATTTGCTCGCGTAGTTTTCTCTTGAGAGAGAGGTTGGAGAGGAGGAGTAGAGTTGGGGGCGTGGTTTATTTGTACGAAGGAAGAAAAATCAACACAAGAAAACGTGTggactattgtttttttttttttttttttgtatggatttgTGTTCTAAACTTCTGTCAATTTATGTGAAAAGATGGGGATTTCCACGTTTGTTTAtgagttttgttttctttttagtttttgttctgTAGTAGCTCTCAATTCGTCTTTACATATCACATTATTCCACAATCCGATTCCGATCTTAACCTCAGCGATTCGgtctgatgtttttttttttcaattttattttagggaaaaatcaatttatgaGAGAAATTTATAAAGGTCCGTAATGATAGGAAAATAAGAGAAATTGTGTTCAGGCGGTTCATATTTTCTGAGAAAGTCGATCAGTTTGGCTGCCTTCCTTCACGTCTCTGAGATCTCGTGCAATTATTAGGGGTGACCGCATGTCAGTCTTCTCGGCATCCATAGTCCACCTCAatcacattttttgtttgttttgttttattgttgCAAGCACCGAGAGAAGGGACCGATCGCTCAGAAAACATttgcatttgtttttatttttatgatggAAGGAAGAATTAACCTAATTCCGTCTCTCTAGTTGGCTAACTTcaatgagaaatttaaaaaataaatcgtgTTTCCAGCAGGAATTCTCGAGTCTTGTGAGAGAAAATGGTGTATTTTCCGACGGTTCCTTCATTTTAAATCCTAAGCAATTAATTAATTATCGTTCTCTAATCAATAACTACGCTtgaagtttttctttaaaaattatacGCAAAgagttttaggaaaaaaaacagttcttTTCAGTGAGTAAAGTGTGTATGCGGATGAGTTGATCAACAACCCGAGCGCGCGACCACGAGGTTTCGTTTTCAAGAAGGAAGTTCTCTGCGAGTGTGTTTTCGGTTCCGAGGGGGAGAGTAGGGACAGAAATGTGGAAAGTGGGGGGATTTGAAGTTAAATAAATGTCTCACTAACTCTTTGCAGCAGCGCGCACTGTCTTAACTCTGTGTGGATTCTGATGTTTATTCATGTCTGAACGTTttagctgtgtgtgtgtgttctgtCTACTATTTTATTATTCcttctttttatttctttatataGTTAGTTGTAGTATGTTTCCTTCGTTACGGATAGATTTATAAATATTACtgattttcacataaaaaatatacaGAACGTCTGAGTTAGGAAATCACGTAGCATATCTGAAAGCACAGGGGAAAGAGGGGGAAGAAAGAAAAGTTTAACAAACCGCACCAAGTTTAATCGAGCAAAATGCGTAAAAAATGCTCgcaaaaataaatcttaaaattttacacaaacgCAAAACATAAATTCTGTCAAACTTACCGCTTAGTCCACAGGCGAGCAATCCGGTCATGCTCTTCTCGATTTTGCAGATATTGTGTGGCAATACTTCCAACCAGTGGATCGGCTGAGAATTTGGGAGGAGAGAGAAATGTGAAGCCACTCATTAGAACTAGTTTATTTCGTGTATTGGAATCATTGGAATAGCGGAGGATCACGATTCTTCTGAGTGCAcacgttgaaaaatattcaataataacAAGGCAATGCATGTAAAGCTCTTTCGAATAATGAGAGAAAGTTTGAGATCGGTATTTTAAGACCGATAAATGCACATCAAACCAGAACCTAAAGAGGATGCTTTTTAAAGAGACCGTTACAGGATCTGTCCCATTTCTCTTCTAAATATTTATGTATCTGCCCAACTTACACTTTCACTCCGCAGCATAACTATTTTGAATCGTTTggaacggtatgtccacgcatccttcatCCAATGTTGGTTCTATGAAATGAGATTCGTTCCCAGAGGGTGTCTTTGCAGTTAATTCAACAcggtaggcctggccgctttgatttttttagtacattttttgagtaattcgaATAAATTACAATAATTTATATCGACAAGAAAGGAcatgaggcgtaatctaactaCAAGTTCTTGAAGGGTGCTTGCTTCGAACTTGCTGCGCTTGTATTTGATTAGATGAGTTATTTGTGAACTGGTTAGCTAGCAAGGTACGGCTCCTAAGCCCCGGAcgaatttcacttcggataatcgaaccacaaagaaagtttgttttgcaaataatttttgaaaaacacaaaaaatatatactgACGAAAAATGACGAGAAGATCATCAGTACAGTATATTTTcttaacaacaaaaacaaaattatagaaactcaaaaaaaaaaatccagagcataccctttaaaaattgtttaaacacgacatgaaattttaagaaaactaaaaaaataatatttttagttatttttgcaTTGATTGACCCCTCGATCATTttgatttgttattgttttttgacatttttctgctttttaactgagcTGCAGCctagttatcgagcgcccagttcaAATGCAGCCCAGTTAAACTTTTATTTCTTAGGTATTAAGgtgccattaaaaaaaaaactaaaaaaacttgaGCCGCGTCAGATTTATACATTATTTCATTTTATcagcaatgaaaaaaatgtaaaattgcttaatttatgaaaaatgcaaagtattaaattcaaactattttcaaaaggcTTTAAACAAGTGCGCTTCCAAAACACCGACATAAACTTCTAGTACCAAGAATGCATAAAATGGGTTACTTCGCTTCGCTTGGAGACGGTGATTGAAGCGGATTGCgtactggatttcgtcatgttcaTGCGATGATTATCCAAatccaagttgcctaggaattgacAATTGGaagtagaaccaattccactTGAACCACATTCTCAACACCAGGACAGCCgaccattgccggccgctccgaCGAGAATTGTTGAAGCTCCACTTTTTCAacaggataagggaaaatctccacagtATTTCTAATCTCCTCAAGCAAGTTTTGCTTGCAGTTGGAGAATGCATAAAACTGGAGAAAGCAAATGCCCAAACCGAGCAAAGACGTGTATTCCAAGTTTCACATTAAACTAGCGTTACATAAACActaatttcaatttcaagtaaATACCTAAAACATTAATCACAACAACTGAAGAGTTACTTGCCAAACCAATAAGTCACTATAAATTACGTGATCCAACACCATTCCGGGTATGTCTGTGACAAAACTACATTGACTTTCTCGTCCCTTACCTGGATTGCAGTCTGTTAGAAGCGAACAAATGGAGAGCAGCACCTTTGAGATGGTCAGCGCCGGCGACCAGTTGTCCTTGAGGATGTCCAGGCAGATCACGCCCTGGCTGTTGATATTGCAGTGATATATCCGCGTTCTGAATGTGACCTGCGAATCGGGATTGACGGGGTTAGATAGTGGTTCTAAAGCTGTCATGAGGATGGTACTACCTTGGGGGGTTTGAACGGATACTCGGGCGAGAAGTGGATGTCCAGGAAGAACACGCCGCCCTCGTAGACGGACCCGGGCGGCCCCAGGATGGTGGAGACCCACTCGTACAGGTTGTCCCCCTTGGGACCGGCACTGCAGTTTGGCGGTGGATCCAGTGTGATTTCGGCCAGCTCCTTCTGGATCCGTTTGGCGGACGTGCCCAGCGCCTTTGAGATCTTCGGATTGGACTTGGTTTCCTTGGTCTCTGGCTTGGGTGCGGCCGGCGTCTCCGGGGTGGTGCTTCCGCTGCTGTTTCCGTTGCCGTTGCGGCGTCCCCcgttgctactgctgctgcctcCGCCGCCGCCATCACCTCCGGCGGCAGCGCTTCCGGCAGTGCTACTCGAACCAGCACTGGTCGACATCTTTCTGCAAATGGGGAAAATAGAACAAACGTGACTCACGGCGGGTCGTCGAGACGCAAAAGCAAACTCATCACATCCCGTTACAACTATTGTTTACCCTTAAGATGCAACGCCGATTAGCACGAGCTAATCAACCCAAACAGAATGAATCTTATATAACGAAAAGCTAAAAacccaaaaacagaaaattccgCAAAGAAGAACGACAGACTTCCGAGAACTTTTGCTTCTTTCTTTGTTTTCGGCTTTTTGCTGTGTGTTCCGTCGTCGTCGCAGTGAGCTGCGATTTTTTCCCCCTACAACAGTTTCGCCCTCTTCAATCGATCCGAGTGAACTTCGATCTAAGCAGCCTTGTCATCCCGGGAGTGGTCAGGCCTTCAAGGACCTTCCACCGAACAAAGACGGCCTTGGGATTTTTTCCCGGCAGGGTCCTCCCCTCCCACCGAAGAGGTCGAGGACAATCTGCAAACAGAGTTTACGACGGAAAACCCTCGGCAGccgaaaaatttctttttccAATAAATCAAAGCGCGGCCATTTTGAGACGGTTTTCCCCGGATTAATTTCAACGTTTAACCCCCGTCCGGGCCCGATTCCGTACCGTTGCACTACGGCTTCCGATGGCTGAAGGTTTCACCCACAGCGgcacaattgtttcaatagtcgaACACAAACAATAGCAGCAGCACGCGATCAGCTTCCTCCTCTATCACCGCGACCAAGACGACGGCGATGCAGGAAatttcactcactcactctACGCTCTATCACAGACAGAGCTCGAGGCTGCTGTTTGTACGGCGACGACGACTTGTACCACACTCACACAGCGGGCTTTTGTGGGGTAGACGGAACGACGTTCTCTCTCACTCAATGTGCTCTCGCTTTTTTGAATGAATGTGTTTGAGGATATTTAACATCTGTATAGAAGTTAGGATTACCTGAATGGATGCCAGATTAATtctgattttcaaaatcttgaagttgTTATTCTCACACGAGGAACGCGGATAATAAAGATGTCCGACGAATCAATGGAGCTTGGTACGGCCACACAAGCCGAAATTTTCGATGGGGAACGCTTTCTCGAAGATTGCGATGAAGATGGATTTAAACGCTCCAAGGTCCATCGTAGAGCCTTGCAATCCGCCCAACGTATGAAAGACGTGACAACGTAGTTCGTGCTACAGCCAGCGACTCAGAACAGGTCGCTCAACAACGCTCACGTCAATGCGCTCGAGGATTACAAGGTGGACGAAGATTATTCCACTATGCAAcagaaaaatatgttcagaactACAATCGTAAACGGGGCAATCGAAGACAAGTCTTCCAGTCACAAAAAAAGAATGCAGCATCGAGATCTATGGGATCGCACATAAGCCTCGTTGAACGTTCCGATCAGCGTGTCCAACGGGTCTACATCCGGTTGGGAAAAAAGACATGACAAGACAGTTGAGAGATATTGCCCGCGGGCATCTCGAATGAGTCGAGAAGGCTCGTGAGAACTTATTGACTAAGATACTTAAAGTTcacgtccgtgttagggaagtgGTCTGCAACGCAACTGTCGCATGGAAGGTTCAACAATGTGTAACGCGCAAATGACGTAGGTATCAGTTGAACTATGAAAAGGGGCAGGCTCTCTCAATGTATCAacaaactatgaactttttgcatgagttGGAAGCTAAGCGAGAATTTTACTTAAATAATAACTTCGGAGCAAAAACTAGTAGAGTTACTCTGCACCACCTTCACCAAAAAGTCTGTAACTCTCTCCAAAGTTCATCAACATTTCCGCACACTCACACCACCAGCAAAGAAACTTGTCGTCTCTTTCTCACACATACTCCCAGAATCGCAGCAGCCCGACTCTTTTTCTTGGCTCCGCACGAGTGCGAAAATTTGAAATCCACTTTTCACCCACGAAAACACCACCaaacttgcaaattttatcaaatttcggTAAAACCGCGTCTACTCACTCTAATTTGCACCAATTTACGGCGGAAAACGCGAATTTTGCTTGGAAAATCGGAAAACGCCGCTTTGGCCGTTCCGCACAGCAAGAAATGTCTGACTGGAActgacacacaaacacaaaaagagcagcaaattttgacagatggttacCGGGGGGTGATTCAACGCAACTTGCTAGGTAGGTCACAGACAATCAGattgaattataaaattaaatttttcacattaagaagatttctttcaaaatcaatcaaagtaAATGTTTTTGATAATATTCGAGTAGTTTTATTGTGATTCTGAACTATTTCTACTACTAAACTTTCTGATAATACACAATTTCCATTTTTCCCTCCCTTTTATTCGAAATGCATTCTTTTTCACTTCAATCAGCACATAATGGCTGGCAATAATTTGCACTTTCTTCCAGTATAAAACTGATcagtttttgtttcaaaatggagcgaaaacaaaaaatcttcctGCGCGCTTGGCACTTTTTTGGCCACACACCAAAACAAACCCATTTTTTGTTCGATTTCGATTCACTTTTTctacatttcttttttttttgctgaggtGAGATGATGTGGTACTTTTGTGATGTTTTCAGCCCCAGgctgttttttgtgtgtttgtgttagtTTGTATTATACGTTTTTACTTTGTTACTTTatgttttattagtttttacTTTCAAGCACCATAGTTTCAGTAATTACTACGAATTTATAAATATAAGAGAATttaaatttctggaattttgagTGTCTTGAACCCAGGGTTGCGGTTTTACGGTAAAGAAACATAAGTAGAAACGAGTAGagataaaatctttaaaataatcaaaaaacgtTGGATAAACATAATACATAATATTAAAACAACTATTTCATACGGCTCTGTGCTAAATTATGATAATAATACGTACGGTTTGAACTACCCGCTAAAGAGAGCACAATCACGACGCGGTTGAAGTCGGAATGTCCGGCGCATCATCGCTCCCACCGCCATTCATCGTAACACTCGTAATGTCCTTCACGATCATCTCCGCCACCTGCCAGGCCAACTCCTCCTGCGCTTTATCCTCCGGTAGATTCACCAACTTCCTCATCGCCTTCTTGAGCCGATTCTTGCTCCACCGGTCATCATCCTGGGGCGGTTCGGCCATGTCGAAATCTCGCTCGTACCGCCCGAGGGCATCAACACGCCCGAACGTGAGCCCAGCGACCGAGTTCCGTCGCCACAGCAGGTCCGGATTGTACAACTGGCGGGAATCGATCAGCATGAGGTCAGcctgcgacgacgacggcggatTAAGGCGCTTCCGGTGGAAACTGGCATCCGGCATGGCCAGCAGCGTGTTCTGCGACGAAATAAACGGCGAATGTTGGTGGCGAATCGTGCTGTCGCTCGTCACGTCCGAGAACGTCTTTCGATGGCCACGTCGTTGATTCGCTCCCGCACCCGCCCGGCGATCGTTCGTGAATATCTGCTTCCGTCCAGCTAGGATTCCAAAGTTTCCACTCGCCTCCTCCGCCGGATTGCTGCCAATCTTTCCCACCAGCTCCGAAAGGAACTTGGCGTACAGCGGAGACTTCAGGAAGCCCTGAAAGTACTGCCGCTCCAGGAACCGCTCGATGATCCGCGAGGGCAGCTCGAAACAGCGCTTAATCACACCAACATCCTGCGAGCAGATCTGCTCCTCGATCAAGAACCGCACCTTATCGCTGAGCGTTAGCGAGCAGGTCGCTTGAAGCGAGAAATACTTTTGATATAGAACCACGGCGTCGGCCTGGGCTTGGGAGCTGCTTCCGGTGCCGCTCGAGGAGGAGGACGTCGTGCGGAGAAAATGGCTGGCGGAAACGCAAAACTCCAGCGTGTGACGTTTGCCCTTTTGCTCGAGGTACTCCATAAAGTAGAAAAGGGCCATCTCGCTGCAAAGGATGTCCTTCAGGGTGAGGCTGTCGCTCGAGAGGACCTGGAAGATGAATCAAAGCGTTGTTTTTAGTATTGCAATGTGCTCTCTAGTACCGGGAATCCTATCTAGGAAGTAAATAAGAGCACGAAACGTCGAATTGTGTAGGATTCAATTCAACAAGTATTTTTAATTAACAGTCAAACTATTCAATACGTAGTGACTGCCGCATTCGGAGACTCCAAGTGCCTTGGCGAtcttccgaatacttggcttgccgtagagttgtgccagctcgtggttcatccttctccgtCACTCATTGTTCTCACgtacgccgccaaagatcgtcctaagcactctccgttcgaaaacttcaaacgcttgcaggtcctcctcgagcatcgtccacgtctcgtgcccgtagaggacgtcgggtcttatcagcgtttcgtacatgttGCACTTTGTACGTCGGGAAAGATGACCAGACCgtagggtcttgtggagtccatagtaggcacgactaccggtgatgatgcgtCTCCGAAtttctcttgtactaagctagGTGGGTTTCCTAACTAGacagtacaagagagcacaaaaGCATCGATTTGTGTTAGCTTCATa harbors:
- the LOC120420521 gene encoding ubiquitin-conjugating enzyme E2 E1, producing the protein MSTSAGSSSTAGSAAAGGDGGGGGSSSSNGGRRNGNGNSSGSTTPETPAAPKPETKETKSNPKISKALGTSAKRIQKELAEITLDPPPNCSAGPKGDNLYEWVSTILGPPGSVYEGGVFFLDIHFSPEYPFKPPKVTFRTRIYHCNINSQGVICLDILKDNWSPALTISKVLLSICSLLTDCNPADPLVGSIATQYLQNREEHDRIARLWTKRYAT
- the LOC120420523 gene encoding A-kinase anchor protein 10, mitochondrial, whose product is MLQFLKKSAARRRSTGHGSGEEENVNKSAAAGEVITNGGTAMKAEPVNDEEALREAERYWMDQQNQERDQCAPVAKSRLSRNLLDILAEQSCICYFVQFLETKSALPLVKFWLEVEGFKAAAAESVRLDERIAKGVTAGTVAPHRGLNRSVSSDNYDSVSFLSVDCDSISTFSENAFEDVGTPTTEDLTTASSRSCTPIPQTPLPVLLEEDRKPANEDAMRQSLTDDEKLKLEEQPVAAATTNVQQNGGGFNSLVISDAVRIYRKFLVSSSPYYIEVPATILSAISLALCGGGTCSERIFDDAQQYLVEVMEKSYLNAFLESGFYCKYTFEVLSSDSLTLKDILCSEMALFYFMEYLEQKGKRHTLEFCVSASHFLRTTSSSSSGTGSSSQAQADAVVLYQKYFSLQATCSLTLSDKVRFLIEEQICSQDVGVIKRCFELPSRIIERFLERQYFQGFLKSPLYAKFLSELVGKIGSNPAEEASGNFGILAGRKQIFTNDRRAGAGANQRRGHRKTFSDVTSDSTIRHQHSPFISSQNTLLAMPDASFHRKRLNPPSSSQADLMLIDSRQLYNPDLLWRRNSVAGLTFGRVDALGRYERDFDMAEPPQDDDRWSKNRLKKAMRKLVNLPEDKAQEELAWQVAEMIVKDITSVTMNGGGSDDAPDIPTSTAS